From Nitrospira sp.:
TCGACTCCCGCCAGTTCTTCTCGAATCTTCCCGATGGAATCGGCGATCGCAATCGCGTCAAGCCGCGCCTGTTCGAGTTCCGTCGTGGACCGAGCCTGTTCGACCGCCATCCCAGATTCCTGTTGATCCAGGTTCAGAATTTCTGTCTCAGCCTCCTGTAAGGACTGTCGCAATCCCTTGAATTCCCTGGTCAACAATGTCACTTCGATTCCGCGCGCCTCCCCCTGCAACGTCTGAAAAGTGCGCGCCTGGCGAGCTTGACGTTCCAAAGAATTGAGCTGCTTCTTGACCTCCGCCACGATGTCTCGTACGCGCAGGAGATTTTGCTGCGTCGCTTCGAGCTTCCGCAGCGCCTCGGCCTTTTGCTTCTTATACCGGACGATGCCCGCGGTCTCCTCGATGAGCTCGCGCCGCTCTTGCGGCGATGCATTCAAGATCTGATCGATCTGACCCTGAGCAATAACAGTATGTCCTTTGCTTCCCGCCCTCGTGTCGAGCAACAAACTCCTGATATCCTTCAGCCGGCACTGAATCTTGTTGATGAGATACTCGCTCTCGCCGCTGCGGTACAAACGGCGGGTGATCATGATCTCATGCGCCTCAGTCAGCTCATTCGGAAGTCCAGAGCTCCCATCCAGTTTCATCATCGCGGGATCAAGCCCGCCGATCACCAACGACACTTCCGTCATCCCCAAAGGCTTTCGGAGTTCGGTGCCGTTAAAAATGACGTCTTCCATCTTTTCGCTTCTGAGCGTTTTGGTGCTTTGCTCACCCAACACCCACAGGATGGCGTCGACGACATTGCTCTTTCCGCTCCCATTCGGCCCGACGATCGCAGTGACCCCTTCGGGAAACTCGATCTTGGCTTCAGCGAACGACTTGAAACCCAACATGTTCAACGATTTCAAATGCATCGGTTCACCACAAAATTACGCACACGAACAGTGTTGTCTCGAAGAATGACGAATCGCTGGTCCTTGTACCACAAGGGTTCTGAGAAATCAAAAACAAAACACATTGTATAGTGTGAAATCGATATGGCCCTACAATATATAGGGCCATTTGGGGACATGTCCGGATGGCAACGCCAGCTAGCCAGCGATACTAGCTACTGGCTTCTTTGAGGATTCTATCTGGACGAGTTCCTTCGGCAGGAGGAATTCGACATCTTCCTCGATCACCGTGAGTTCTTCAACATCGGACGGTTCCGAGGCTGTTAAGAACGCGACTACTTCCGTGACCAGAATTTCCGGTGCCGACGCACCGGCCGCAATCCCGACTGCCTTGGCCCCTTGCAGCCACGCAGGATCGATGTCGGCGGCTGAATCGATGAGATAAGAAGGGATCCCGCACTGCTCTCCCAGTTCGCGTAGACGATTGGAATTGGAGCTGTTCGGAGATCCGATGACCAGAATGACATCCACCAAGCGAGACAATTCTTTGACGGCATTCTGCCGGTTTTGCGTCGCGTAACAGATATCTTCTTGGTGTGGCCCTTTAATGTTTGGAAACCGCTGGTGCAGTGCCCCGACGATGTCCCGACATTCATCCACACTCAACGTCGTCTGTGTGACATACGAAAGGTTGACGGTGTTCTCCACTCTCAGTTCTTCGACATCTTTGACCGAGGACACCAAATGGAACTTGTCGGGAATCTGACCCAGCGTCCCGATCACTTCCGGGTGACCGGCATGACCGATCAGGATCAGATCATATCCCTGGGTATAATCGCGGTTCACTTCGTTATGGACTTTGATCACCAGCGGACAAGTCGCGTCGATCACATGGAGACGACGTTGATTCGCCTCCTCCCAGACCGACTTCGCCACGCCGTGTGCACTGAAGATCACGACCGACCCTTCCGGGACTTCGTTCAACTCTTCCACGAAAACCGCGCCTTTTTGCCGGAGCGAATTCACCACATGACGGCTATGAACAATCTCGTGACGTACATAAATAGGGGCACCGTACTTCTTGAGAGACAGATCCACGATATCGATCGCCCGATCAACACCGGCACAAAATCCACGAGGATTGGCGAGATAGATCTTCATAGTCGTCGTAGCTCCTTCGGCCAGGCTCTACAGGGTCGTGCTGTAATCGTGAATAGTCACGATACGTCAGATGAATAGGGTCCGTCAACAGAATTGGCTGACGGCATTATCATTTCGATGCCCCGCGTCCAATTCCCTTCCGTCTAATCCATTATTTGTATGTGTGCTTATCCCGCTTGGCGAGTTTCAAGATCACTACTTTCTTTCGCTGGTCATCGACGTCGTACAGGACCCGGTAAGGGCCGATACGGAGGCGATACTCAGCGGTGAATTGCAACACAATGAGCTGACCGGTGAGCTTCTTAGTTCTTTTGCCTTGAGGTTTTGGATTCGTTGCGAGGGATCGGATGGCAGTGACAATGGCTTCACGGTAGTCGGCAGGAACATACTCTAATGACTTTTGAAATTCGCGTTCGACTCGCTCGCTAGGAAAGACGACTTCGTAGGGCAACTACAGCCCCATCTTTTTGAAGAGACGTTCGGCGGGAATCGATTTGCCCTGGTTGTACTCGGCACGTGCCCTCTCAATTTCCCCGAGAAGCTTCTTGTCCTTGAGTTCATCCAGAGTCTCGATCAAGTCCAACATATCTTCGTATGGCACAAGGAACGAGACCGGCTTACCATGGGACAAGACCATTGAGGGAGACTTCGAGCGGATCAGCTTTGAAAGCTGAGCCTGTGCCTCTCGCACATTGACCGGCTTGGCGTTTCGAAGCAAGCTGCTGGCGCTCATCAACGTCTCCTCATGTATGGCAATTGTATAGACATTAGCAGGTTTGGTTCTGGCCCGCAAGATGGGTCATTTCGAACTGCATATGACGTGCGATACAACCGCTGCGAAGTGGGCACAGAAACCGGTTCTGCCCGCTTGCTGTCTGCTACGTAGTCGATTAAGATGGCGCGCTCCTTGAATTCACCTACTGGAGACGCATGCCACGCCAGGCTGCCGCACTGGCAAAACTCACGCTTCCCCGCCTCCATGCGGTGCGGCATCGTAAGCGCCTCTTCGATCTGGTCAAAGAACGCTGTCGCCACCATCCGCTGGTCTGGGTCGCCGGACCACCAGGAGCGGGCAAGACCTCCCTTATCGCCAGCTATCTCACCGAATACAAGCAGCGCACCCTGTGGTATCACATCGATCCCGGTGACGCCGATCTCGCCACATTTTTTCATTACCTCTCGCAGGCCGCGAAAGCCGCAGCCGGGAGGAAGCAACTTCGCGTACCGGCGCTGACACCGGAATTCATGGCGGATGTGCCGGGATTCACGAGAAGGTTCATGCGCGAGCTGTGGTCGAAGGTTCCCTTGCCAGCTGTGATGGTTCTTGACAACTATCAAGAGCTTCCAATGGAAGCCCTTCTCCACAAGATGCTCCCCATTGCGCTGGCTGAGTTTCCCCACGGAGCGGCACTCATTGTCATCAGCCGCGAAGGTGCTCCGGAGCCGTTCGCAAGAGAACTGGTGCACAACGGGGTAGGACACATTCAGTGGGAAGATCTGCGGCTGACGCTCGAAGAAACTGCCTTGTTGGCAGAGCCTGTGTCTGACATAGATGAAGAAACTGTCAGATCTCTTCATGCCAAAGCCAATGGGTGGATAGCCGGCACCGTACTGATGTTGGAAAGGTTGAAAGCGAATGAGACTTGGAACGGGCCTACTCTGTCCGAAACGATGACCGAGGTGTTTCACTACTTTGCAGACCATGTCTTTGCGCGCACAGATCTCCGCACCAGAGAAGTATTGATGCGCACGGCGATTCTCCCTTGGATAACTGGGCCGATGGCAGAAGAAGTCAGCGGTCATCCCGATGCCGCGCAGGTCGTTCGCAATCTGTACCAACGAGGCCTGTTCGTGGATCGACGTGCCGACGTACAGGTGCGCTATCAATATCATGATCTGTTTCGTGATTTTCTTTTGGATCGATGTCGTGTGCATTTTGACGCGGAGACACTGCGGAGCATCAAACGCACTGCCGCGGAAGTGGCGGAACGATCTGCGCAGCAAGATACCGCCGTTGCACTCTACGCGGAAACACGGTCTTGGGACGAGTTAAGTCGTCTGATCTGTGAGATGAGCGAGACCATGATCACCCAGGGGCGCTATCAAACACTACAGAGATACATTTCTCTCCTTCCGACAGATGAGCGGCAACAACATCCATGGCTCCTCTATTGGTCTGGGATAAGTCGATTAGTGTTCGATCCTGTCGCGGCACGGAAAGATTTGGAGTCTGGCTACCAGCAGTTTGAGCACAATCAAGACATTGCAGGGTTATTCCTTTCCTGCAGCGGCATAATCGACTCCTACTACTGCGGAGTGGATGACATGGCGCCCGCAATCGCGTGGGGTGATCGGCTTGAAGGCCTTCTTCGTCAAAACGGAGGGTTCCCTTCGTCGAGCGTCGAGGCAACGGTTCTGGCGAATCTCCAGGGGCTGATGTTGGCCTGCCCGCACCATCCACTATTGGTACAACTGGAAGGCTCTATAGATCGCATACTGAGATCAATTGAAGATCCGCGGAAGTGTCTCAGCGTGGCCATTGCCTTCATAATACTTCTGCTTTGGATGGGAGAGTTTAGAAGAGTTCGCAAAATTATGGATTATCTTAATGCGCGTCTTGATAATGTTACTCTACCGCCTTTCTTGCAACTCGATTGGAAAGCCAAGGAGGCTACCTATGCATGGTGTACCAGGTACGAGAAGAATGCAGGCGTAAAGATTCAGGAAGCGTTTGCGATCGCAGAACAATTTGGCATTCACATCTTTAAACCAATGATTTGGGGCCAGCAAGCCCACGATGCCCTGGCAGCTGGAAATGACCAAGAAGCAGAAAGAGCCGTAGATTTATTGCTGGCCGCGATTCAGCCTCATCAACGACTTGCGCTGGGACAGTGTAGCTTTTATCAAGCCGGCATTGCTTTTCTAAGGAATGACTTGAGCTCTGCACTAAAACATGCTGAACAAGCCGTTACCAACACGGTTGACTTATGTTTGCCTTTCTTAACGGCAACGAGTCGGATAGGACTGGCTAAGGTACTGATTGAATTAGGTGAGACAGGAAAAGCTACAGAACAACTAGACGCAGCGCTTAAATATGCAAAGGTCATGCGCAGTATTTTCACGGAAGTTCTTTGTCTGCTGGCGAAAGCCTCCCTTGAACTAAAGGAAAAACACATCGATCAAGCCAATGAGACGATGCAGAAAGGACTCAGAATTGCTCACCAGAACGATTATCTTTGTCTAGATTATTGGTGGCGGCCTACAATGATGGCTGAACTACTCGCGCATGCGTTGGAGGCCGATATCGAGGTCGAGTATGTGCGCAGCGTCATTCGTCGCCGCGGTTTGCGTGCGCCATCTGCTGCTGCGCTGAAACACTGGCCCTACCCCGTGAAAATTTCGACCTTGGGGAGATTCGAGATTGTGATTGATGGTGTTTCCTTAACCACTACCGGGAAAACTCAGCGTAAGCCTCTCGAACTCTTGAAGTACCTCTGTGCAGCTGGACCGCAAGGCGCCAATCAAGATCTCGTCGAAGAGGCTTTATGGCCCGACGCGGACGGAGAAGCCGCCAACCAGGCGTTTCGAACAACGCTCCACCGGCTCCGGAAGCTCCTGCGGCATGACGCCGCCGTACTACTCTCTAATCGCCACGTCTCGCTCGATCCATCGCTGGTGTCGCTGGATCACATAGTTTTTGAGCACAAGGCCCGGCACGTCGACCTCACGAATCTCGTGACCATTGAGAAAACGCTCGAGCTATATCGTGGACATTTTCTGCAAGGCGAGACCGCTTCCTGGGCCTTGCCGGTTCGGGAGCGATTGCGCGCCCGGTTACTCGAGCTCACAGAGTGCTTGGGTGAACGCTTGGAAGAGCGAGGGGAAGTCAATGAAGCGGCCCAGCAATATCTTCGTGCCCTTGAGGTGGAACCGGTGGCAGAAGTGATGTGCCGACGCCTGATGATGACCTATGTGCGATTAGGGCGTCGATCCGAGGCCATCGGGGTCTATCAACGTTTCAGCCAGGCTCTACAAACCAAACTCGGCGTTTCTCCGACTCCAGAAACCATCTCGCTTTACCGCACCATCGCAACAGCCTCAACCCTACTGGGCTGATCCCAACCCCCTCCTTCATCCCAGGAAGAAGCATTTTGTCATCTTGCGTTCGCGAAAACTGCTCATCTGTCACAGATCTGTAACGGTAGTCCATATAGAGTCCGGCCAAAAGGAGGAAAACGATGGCAACCGACACAGATTCATGGTTTCCCCTATTTGAGTTCCAGGATTGGTTTTATCAGAGCTTTCTGGTGCTTCCAACACCTGAGGAGAACGATGCTCTACCTGGCACCGTAGTCACTGCAAAGAAATGGGCGAAGGGTGACTTCTTATGCGGCCAGGCATTCAAAACCGCTGATGGCTACATATTGGATGGCACCTTGTCTTTCCGACCCGGTATCGAGCTGGCGGTGTCGGCAAAAGGCGCCGTCGGAATAGGAAGCAATCCCGCTCCGTTTGAAGCTACTGGAACCGGAACGGAAGGACCGACAAAGGGGGCGATCTATCAACTCGTGGGCTGGGTATTCCCGGGGCAGCCGATCCAACACGGTGGCGGAAGGGTTCTGAGCGTCCGCGGTTCGGTGCGAGCGGTTCGTGGCCCTGATGCCAAACCGGAAACCGAGTTGGGCGGAATGCCCGTCGGAACGGTCGGAGCATTTGTCATTGTAAGCAGAGGGCCAGCGTAGCCTGGAAGGAGGCAATCAGATCGGCGGGCAAAGGTCTCTGTAGAGCGGAATAGGCACGGACAAATTTCACAGATATGGCAAACTTAAATGTTCCCCGTAGCTTGCCGCGGGGAGTTTCATTCTCCTCTCGCGATGCGCTCCTGATAGCAGCATCGCGAATTTGGAGGTGCGTCCATGCCTCAAGAGACATTTGCCGAGAGTCAGTTACACATTGATGGATAGGCACAGACAGTGAGCCCGCATATGCCTTGAGGTCTGCACCTCGTTTTGGAGATTGGGCGGCTGTCGTTGCACCAGAAGATTGGGCGATTGAGCCCGCATGGGAGGTTACCGGCCCATCGATTTTCACGAGGGCTTCGTGACACCAGTTGACAAGAGCCATATTCATGGGAGGTCTTTATGGGCAATCTCAAAATCGGAGCGGAGTACCCTGGTAAGGGAGGTACAACAATTGACGTTAATGTACCTAAGAACGTGGTCGTCGATCCAAAGCGAGACGGGATTTTGAATATAGACAATTTACCCGTGTGGTATGTCAGCTTAAACAACGAACAGACTGAAGCACTGGAAGATGTGTTAAAGGCTGGTGGCGGGTCATTTGCCGTGGCGGCGGCAGCGGTGCCACCGGCAGCAGCGGTGTTCGGTACGATCAGCGCGGCACTGCTCGCGGCAATTCCTATCATCACAGAAATGAACAAACTAGGAGGCCACAACGGTGTAGATATCAATGGAGTTATCGGCACGCTTGGACTTCTCGTAACTCCTCGGATCGGTAAGATTTACGGCGACCTCATCAACGCAGCACGTCTAGCAGTGAAAGGCCGCACCATTATCGACTTTATGATATTTGCATCGACTAAGGTGCCTGCGCTGTCTGCGGCCTTAAACATCGGCGCCGTTGCAAGTATTTTAGCGGCAATTGAGTCTGGTACACCTTTGGGATGGGCAATAGCGGGGACTTTTGGCGTGGTCATGGATATCTTGAAGCCAGAGCCAGACCCGAATGAGCACGGAGCAGTCGTCGCTGATAGAAGCCAAGTCGGCCCATGGGAAACCTTCCATCTTGG
This genomic window contains:
- a CDS encoding BTAD domain-containing putative transcriptional regulator, coding for MPRQAAALAKLTLPRLHAVRHRKRLFDLVKERCRHHPLVWVAGPPGAGKTSLIASYLTEYKQRTLWYHIDPGDADLATFFHYLSQAAKAAAGRKQLRVPALTPEFMADVPGFTRRFMRELWSKVPLPAVMVLDNYQELPMEALLHKMLPIALAEFPHGAALIVISREGAPEPFARELVHNGVGHIQWEDLRLTLEETALLAEPVSDIDEETVRSLHAKANGWIAGTVLMLERLKANETWNGPTLSETMTEVFHYFADHVFARTDLRTREVLMRTAILPWITGPMAEEVSGHPDAAQVVRNLYQRGLFVDRRADVQVRYQYHDLFRDFLLDRCRVHFDAETLRSIKRTAAEVAERSAQQDTAVALYAETRSWDELSRLICEMSETMITQGRYQTLQRYISLLPTDERQQHPWLLYWSGISRLVFDPVAARKDLESGYQQFEHNQDIAGLFLSCSGIIDSYYCGVDDMAPAIAWGDRLEGLLRQNGGFPSSSVEATVLANLQGLMLACPHHPLLVQLEGSIDRILRSIEDPRKCLSVAIAFIILLLWMGEFRRVRKIMDYLNARLDNVTLPPFLQLDWKAKEATYAWCTRYEKNAGVKIQEAFAIAEQFGIHIFKPMIWGQQAHDALAAGNDQEAERAVDLLLAAIQPHQRLALGQCSFYQAGIAFLRNDLSSALKHAEQAVTNTVDLCLPFLTATSRIGLAKVLIELGETGKATEQLDAALKYAKVMRSIFTEVLCLLAKASLELKEKHIDQANETMQKGLRIAHQNDYLCLDYWWRPTMMAELLAHALEADIEVEYVRSVIRRRGLRAPSAAALKHWPYPVKISTLGRFEIVIDGVSLTTTGKTQRKPLELLKYLCAAGPQGANQDLVEEALWPDADGEAANQAFRTTLHRLRKLLRHDAAVLLSNRHVSLDPSLVSLDHIVFEHKARHVDLTNLVTIEKTLELYRGHFLQGETASWALPVRERLRARLLELTECLGERLEERGEVNEAAQQYLRALEVEPVAEVMCRRLMMTYVRLGRRSEAIGVYQRFSQALQTKLGVSPTPETISLYRTIATASTLLG
- the ispH gene encoding 4-hydroxy-3-methylbut-2-enyl diphosphate reductase, yielding MKIYLANPRGFCAGVDRAIDIVDLSLKKYGAPIYVRHEIVHSRHVVNSLRQKGAVFVEELNEVPEGSVVIFSAHGVAKSVWEEANQRRLHVIDATCPLVIKVHNEVNRDYTQGYDLILIGHAGHPEVIGTLGQIPDKFHLVSSVKDVEELRVENTVNLSYVTQTTLSVDECRDIVGALHQRFPNIKGPHQEDICYATQNRQNAVKELSRLVDVILVIGSPNSSNSNRLRELGEQCGIPSYLIDSAADIDPAWLQGAKAVGIAAGASAPEILVTEVVAFLTASEPSDVEELTVIEEDVEFLLPKELVQIESSKKPVASIAG
- a CDS encoding type II toxin-antitoxin system RelE/ParE family toxin; the encoded protein is MPYEVVFPSERVEREFQKSLEYVPADYREAIVTAIRSLATNPKPQGKRTKKLTGQLIVLQFTAEYRLRIGPYRVLYDVDDQRKKVVILKLAKRDKHTYK